The Thermoanaerobacterales bacterium nucleotide sequence CCAGCACCGTGAAGTAATGGTTCAGTTCGGTCAGCGGCGAACCGCTCCCCCAGGCCCGGTTTTCGTTTTCCAAGACGCCGCGGGCCGCCGGGTGAAGGAACACGCGGCTGCCGAACTCGGCGGCGAAGCAGCCGCTCATCCCCGCATGATCCGCGTCGGCATGGCCCAGGTAGATACGGCTTACGCGTGCGGGGTCCAGCCCGTTTTCGCGTAACATCCGCTTCACGTCCTCGTAGTACACACCATAGCCGCCGTCCACCATCACTATTTCTTCGGCACTTTCCAGGAGGTGGATATTCCCTCCGGTCGGGAGACGAAAAGCATGGAAGACAACGCCTCCCAGAGGAAGCGCCGGGAGCCGGCGATAGGAAAAGGCGGAACCGGTTCGCGAAAGGGAGGCCGAGGCGAAGACCAGCACATTGGTGAAGACCTCGCCCGCTTCCAGATCCTTGCCCGCCTCCCGGCTGAATCTGGTCAGCGCCTCGGACATGCGCCGGGACGACTCCACAACCCCCTTCAGCCGCTCCGTATCCTCGCCCCCCAGCAGCCTTTTCAGTTTAAAGAAAAACCGCTCCACAAGATTGAGACCGATAATGTTTTCGGTTTCTTCCCGCTCCGCGCCCTGATAGTGCAACCCGTAATAGTAACCGTGCTCGTTGAGGTCCTGCAGAAGTTCGCCTATCTCCCGCGCGTTTTCCGTGATAAGAGTGACCGTTGCCGCCGTCTCGCAAACGGCTTCATCATATGCCATGTGGATGACGTTGGCTTTATGGTCACGGAGCAAAGCGGCAAAGTCGGCCAGGGTGCCCGGTCTGGGCTGCAGAGACACCCGTATTTTAAGGATATTCCGGGTGTCGAGCACACCGAGCTCCGGGGAGGTCGTATGTGCCTCGCCGTCGAACATACCCTGCTCGTTCAGGTCCCGGCAGGCCTCCTGCAACGCCCGGAGGTTGTCGCTCCTTCCCTGAATCATCACCCGGTTCGGATGCGCCGACCGGTTATAGTAAAAGGACGTGATATTCACCCCGTGACCGCCGAAGACACCGGCCAGCGTCGCCAGCGAGCCGGGGCGGTCGGCCACAAAGACCATCGCCCGGCAGAGGTAGTCGTCCTCATCGCCTGACACAAAGCGGTAAATGCGGAACAGACTATGGCACACCGTAAAATCCCTCCGAAAAGCCTTTTCCCCGAACGGCGGATCCCGCCCGCCGCCGTTTCGCTCAAGCTGTTGCCGCCGGTGCAAGGGCCGCCATCCCCGCTGTTCCAACCTCCATTACACCCCGTGCGGGGGGACAAGGGCTTCCTCCGCCGCCCCGGTCACCGGGCGCGTGGTCTGGCCGCGGAGCTGCAGCCGCAGCTCGATGAGGGCGTCCCGGATCTCGGCGGCGCGCTCGAACTCCAGGCGCCGCGCGGCCTCGCGCATCTCCTTCTCCAGCCTGGCGATGGTCCGCTTGAGTTCGGTCTTCGTCATCCTCTTCTCCGGCACGGCGTAGGCCCCGGCCGGCTCGGCGGCGTGGGTGGCCTCGATGACGGCCCGCACCGCCTTTTTCACCGTCTCCGGGGTGATGCCGTGCCGGCGGTTGTATTCCATCTGCAGGCGTCGCCGGCGCTCGGTCTCGTCCAGCGCGCGGCGCATGGAGCCGGTGACCGTATCGGCGTACATGATGACCTTCCCGTTGACGTTCCGGGCGGCGCGGCCGGCGGTCTGGATCAGGGAGCGCTCGGAGCGCAGGTAGCCCTCCTTGTCGGCGTCGAGGATGGCCACCAGGCTGACCTCCGGCAGGTCGAGGCCCTCCCGCAGCAGGTTGATGCCCACCAGGACGTCGAAGGCGCCCAGACGCAGGTCGCGCAGGATCTGCATTCGTTCCAGGGTATTGATCTCCGCGTGCAGGTAGCGGACCTTGACGCCCATCTCCTTGAAATAGTCGGCCAGGTCCTCCGCCATGCGCTTCGTCAGGGTCGTGACCAGCACCCGCTCCCCGCGGGCGACGCGGACGCGGATCTCACCCAGCAGGTCGTCGATCTGGCCGCGCGTCGGGCGGACCTCCATCTCCGGGTCGACCAGACCGGTGGGCCGTACGATCTGCTCGACGACGCGGACGCTGTGCTTGAGTTCCCACGGTCCCGGGGTGGCCGAAACATAAACGTTCCGGCGGGCCTTGGCCATGAACTCGTCGAAGGTCAGGGGGCGGTTGTCGAAGGCCGAGGGCAGGCGGAAACCGTGCTCCACCAGGGCCGTCTTCCGCGAGCGGTCGCCCTCGTACATCCCGCCGATTTGGGGTACCGTGATGTGCGACTCATCGATGAAGATCAGCATGTCCTCCGGGAAGAAGTCGATGAGTGTGAAGGGCGGCTCCCCGGGGGCGCGGCCCGTGATGTAGCGCGAGTAGTTCTCAATGCCCTTGCACCAGCCGACCTCGCGCAGCATCTCCAGGTCGTAGTTCGTGCGCTGCTCCAGGCGCTGGGCCTCCAGCAGCTTGCCGGCGGCGCGCAACTCGGCCAGACGCTCCTCCAGTTCGGCCTCGATGCCGGCGATCGCCCACTCCAGGCGCGCCCTGGTGGTGGCGTAGTGGCTGGCCGGGAAGACGGCCACATGGTCCCGCTCGCCGAGGACCTCTCCCGTCAGGACGTCAAACTCCAGCAGGCGCTCGACCTCGTCCCCGAAAAAGTCGACACGGACGGCGCGCTCGGTGTAGGACGCCGGGTAGATCTCCAGGACATCCCCGCGCACCCGGAACTTGCCGCGGGTGAAGTTGACGTCGTTACGCTCATACTGGATGTCGACCAGCTTGCGCAGGACGGCGTCCCGGTCGTAGCTCTGCCCGCGGCGCAGGGAAAGGATGAGTTCCCGGTACTCATTCGGGTCGCCTAAACCGTAGATGCAGGAAACCGAGGCGACGATGATCACATCGCGCCGCTCCAGGAGGGCGGCCGTGGCCGAGTGCCGCAGCTTGTCGATCTCCTCGTTGATGTCCGAGTCCTTCTCGATGTACGTGTCGGTCTGCGGGATGTAGGCCTCGGGCTGGTAGTAGTCGTAGTAGCTGACGAAGTACTCGACGGCGTTCTCGGGGAAGAACTCCTTGAACTCGCCGCAGAGTTGCGCCGCCAGGGTCTTGTTGGGGGCGATGACCAGCGCCGGACGCTTTAAGGCCTCGATGACCTTGGCCATGGTGAAGGTCTTCCCGGAGCCGGTCACCCCGAGCAGGGTTTGGTGGGGCGCACCGGCCGTCAGGCTCTCGACCAGGCCGGCGATGGCGCGGGGCTGGTCCCCCCGCGGTTCAAAGTCCGAGACAACCTTGAAAGGCGGCATAAAAGAAGACAACCTCCCGCTTCCCATTATAGCAGAAGCGGGAGGCCGGAGCGGCGCCGGGGCGCCGGGGCACCGGGGCGAGCGGCCGTTCCGGCGCCGCCAGGGGCCGTCCCCGCCTCCCCGGAAGGCATCCCCGACGACCCGGAGCACAAACCCGGCGTCCCGGATGGCGAGGTTGGCGTCACAGATCTCGGCCTTCCGCAGCCTCCGCCGGTGCATCCGCGGCGAATGGAAGGATTTACGGGGCGGCGCGGCGAACGAGCGACGGAAACCACTTTGCCGAGGGAGTGCCCGCCCATGCCCAACCTGGTCCACCCCCGCGAGCCCCTGTACCTGGCATTGCTGCTGATCTGCGCCATTGCCTTCTACGTCATCCTGATCGTCTCCCTGGTGGGTATCGCCTACGTCCTCCTGGGCGTCCTGGCCGCCCTGGTCATCCACGGGCTCTTCATCGGTCACCTGCGCGGTAACGGGGTGCGCGTCGGCGAGACGCAGTTCCCGGAGGTCCACCGCGTGGCCCGGGAGCTGGCGGCGCAAATGGGCGTAAGCACCGTGCCGGACATCTACATCCTGCAGGCCGGCGGGCTTCTGAACGCCTTCGCCACCCGCTTCGGGCGGCGGAACTTCATCGTCCTCTACTCCGACGTCCTGGAACTCCTGGAGGAGAAAGGCGAGGCCGAACTGGCCTTCGTCCTGGCGCACGAGATGACCCACCTCCGCCGCCGCCACACGACCTGGCAGACGCTGCTCTACCCGGCGATGCTCGTCCCCTTCCTCGGCTCGGCCTACTCCCGTGCCTGCGAGTACACCTGCGACCGTTACGCCGCCTATTATGTCCCTCAGGGCGCGCCGGGCGGCCTCCTGGTCCTGGCCGCCGGACGGCGGCTCTTCCGGCGGGTCGACCCGGAGCGCTTCGCCGCTCAGGCGCGGGAGGCCGGCGGCTTCTGGTACTGGTTCGCCGAGGTTCTTTCCTCCCATCCCCACCTCTCCCGCCGCGTGGCCGCCGTCAGCGAATTCGCCCGTGGGTCTGTGGGCGCCGGTATACCGGTATCCCCGCCGCCCGCGGAAACCGGGAGCATTGGCTTTTAGCTGGCACAAATTTACGACTGCGGGGGTTATTGCTACAGGGGGGATGTAGCAATGAAAAACCGTAAGACCGTCCTGGCCTGGGGCCTTCTCGTCATCATACTCCTTCTGCTCCCGGCCGGCTGCAGTTGGTCGATCGCCCAAGGGCCGCGGGAGCCGGCACCGGCGTCGCCGCCCGCGGCCGCCACGGCCGCCGGTTTCGCCGCCTACCGGGAGGAGCCGGTGGTCAACGTGAAACCCGCCGTCCCGGCCTACCGCGTCGCTCCGGACCTGGGGAACGTCACGAACGCGGCACGTTTCAAATTCTCCCCGGCCGCCCGGGAGCTTCTCGCCCGCAATGGCTTCGTAGTCGTGCCCGCCCAGTACGACGAGTTCTTCTGGATTTATGAGATGAACCGCTACGAGGAATACCCCATCCCCAACTTCGTCACCACCGACGCCATGCTGCACAACTACCACCTCTACTTCAGCCACCTGCTGCGGACGCTGGAGAAGGAGAAGCTGCGCCCCGAACTGCAGGCCCTCGCCGCCTCCATGCTCTCGGGCGCCGAGGAGCAGTACCGCGCCCTGAAGGGCACGGCCTGGGAGACCGCCGCCCGGCGCAACGTGGCCTTCTTCGCCGTGGCCGCACGCCTGCTGGACCCCGCCGCCGCGGTGCCGGCCTACGTCCGCCCGGAGGCGGAGCGGGAACTCAAGCTGATCGCGGAGCATCGCGAGACGCAACTCTCTCCGGTGATGAACATGGGTGCGGCACCGGACCCGCTCGAGGGGCTGAAGGAGGACTACACCCAGTACATCCCGCGCGGGCACTACGACCGGTCGGACGAGCTGCGCTCGTATTTCAAGGCCATGATGTGGTACGGGCGGATGACCTTCCGCGCCAAGGACGACAGCGAGACGCGGTCGGCGGCGCTGATCACGCTGCTCCTGCGGGACCGGGACCGCTTCGCGCGCTGGGAGCGGATCTACGAGCCGACGGGGTTCTTCGTCGGCAAAAGCGACGACCCGGGCTACTATCAGTACGCGAAGCTGCTGAAGGAGGCGTACGGTAAGGAGCCCTCGCTCTCCGGCCTGACGAAGGATACGGCAAAGTGGACCGCCTTCCGGGCGGCGGTCGAAAAGCTTGAGCCGCCGGCCATCAATTCGATCCCCGTCTTCGACGAGAATATCCAGCCGGACCGGGAGCGGGAGATCAAGGGCTTCCGCTTCATGGGGCAGCGCTTCACCCTTGACGCCGCCGTCTTCCAGCGCCTGATCTACCGGGAGGTCAAGGAGAACGGTAAGGGCGAGAGAAGGCTTTTGCCCAAGGGACTGGACATCCCCGCCGCGATGGGCTCGGAAGAGGCCTATGCCATCCTGAAGGACATGGGCGAAACCGATTACCGGGGCTACCCGGAAAACATGCAGAAGATCAGGGACCACATCGCCGGCCTGGACCGGGAAACCTGGACCCAGAACCTCTACTGGAGCTGGCTCTACACCCTCCGGCCCCTGACCGAACCAAAGGGCGA carries:
- a CDS encoding MBL fold metallo-hydrolase, with amino-acid sequence MCHSLFRIYRFVSGDEDDYLCRAMVFVADRPGSLATLAGVFGGHGVNITSFYYNRSAHPNRVMIQGRSDNLRALQEACRDLNEQGMFDGEAHTTSPELGVLDTRNILKIRVSLQPRPGTLADFAALLRDHKANVIHMAYDEAVCETAATVTLITENAREIGELLQDLNEHGYYYGLHYQGAEREETENIIGLNLVERFFFKLKRLLGGEDTERLKGVVESSRRMSEALTRFSREAGKDLEAGEVFTNVLVFASASLSRTGSAFSYRRLPALPLGGVVFHAFRLPTGGNIHLLESAEEIVMVDGGYGVYYEDVKRMLRENGLDPARVSRIYLGHADADHAGMSGCFAAEFGSRVFLHPAARGVLENENRAWGSGSPLTELNHYFTVL
- the uvrB gene encoding excinuclease ABC subunit UvrB, encoding MPPFKVVSDFEPRGDQPRAIAGLVESLTAGAPHQTLLGVTGSGKTFTMAKVIEALKRPALVIAPNKTLAAQLCGEFKEFFPENAVEYFVSYYDYYQPEAYIPQTDTYIEKDSDINEEIDKLRHSATAALLERRDVIIVASVSCIYGLGDPNEYRELILSLRRGQSYDRDAVLRKLVDIQYERNDVNFTRGKFRVRGDVLEIYPASYTERAVRVDFFGDEVERLLEFDVLTGEVLGERDHVAVFPASHYATTRARLEWAIAGIEAELEERLAELRAAGKLLEAQRLEQRTNYDLEMLREVGWCKGIENYSRYITGRAPGEPPFTLIDFFPEDMLIFIDESHITVPQIGGMYEGDRSRKTALVEHGFRLPSAFDNRPLTFDEFMAKARRNVYVSATPGPWELKHSVRVVEQIVRPTGLVDPEMEVRPTRGQIDDLLGEIRVRVARGERVLVTTLTKRMAEDLADYFKEMGVKVRYLHAEINTLERMQILRDLRLGAFDVLVGINLLREGLDLPEVSLVAILDADKEGYLRSERSLIQTAGRAARNVNGKVIMYADTVTGSMRRALDETERRRRLQMEYNRRHGITPETVKKAVRAVIEATHAAEPAGAYAVPEKRMTKTELKRTIARLEKEMREAARRLEFERAAEIRDALIELRLQLRGQTTRPVTGAAEEALVPPHGV
- a CDS encoding M48 family metallopeptidase, whose amino-acid sequence is MPNLVHPREPLYLALLLICAIAFYVILIVSLVGIAYVLLGVLAALVIHGLFIGHLRGNGVRVGETQFPEVHRVARELAAQMGVSTVPDIYILQAGGLLNAFATRFGRRNFIVLYSDVLELLEEKGEAELAFVLAHEMTHLRRRHTTWQTLLYPAMLVPFLGSAYSRACEYTCDRYAAYYVPQGAPGGLLVLAAGRRLFRRVDPERFAAQAREAGGFWYWFAEVLSSHPHLSRRVAAVSEFARGSVGAGIPVSPPPAETGSIGF
- a CDS encoding DUF3160 domain-containing protein, translated to MKNRKTVLAWGLLVIILLLLPAGCSWSIAQGPREPAPASPPAAATAAGFAAYREEPVVNVKPAVPAYRVAPDLGNVTNAARFKFSPAARELLARNGFVVVPAQYDEFFWIYEMNRYEEYPIPNFVTTDAMLHNYHLYFSHLLRTLEKEKLRPELQALAASMLSGAEEQYRALKGTAWETAARRNVAFFAVAARLLDPAAAVPAYVRPEAERELKLIAEHRETQLSPVMNMGAAPDPLEGLKEDYTQYIPRGHYDRSDELRSYFKAMMWYGRMTFRAKDDSETRSAALITLLLRDRDRFARWERIYEPTGFFVGKSDDPGYYQYAKLLKEAYGKEPSLSGLTKDTAKWTAFRAAVEKLEPPAINSIPVFDENIQPDREREIKGFRFMGQRFTLDAAVFQRLIYREVKENGKGERRLLPKGLDIPAAMGSEEAYAILKDMGETDYRGYPENMQKIRDHIAGLDRETWTQNLYWSWLYTLRPLTEPKGEGYPSFMRNQSWTRKQLAAYLGSWTELKHDTILYAKQVYAEMGGGGYEIDDRGYVEPEPAVYARLAALTRMTIDGLAARDLLNERDRASLERMEQLALALKAIAEKELTNQPLTEQEHDLIRSFGGQLEHFWLEALRDEGVDHRSATYENPAAVVADVATAPPDTVLEEATGHVWEIYAVVPVDGKLRIAKGAVYSYYEFPWAASDRLTDKKWQGMLRDGQAPEPPAWTRAFTAPPIGM